One segment of Plasmodium vinckei vinckei genome assembly, chromosome: PVVCY_04 DNA contains the following:
- a CDS encoding protein kinase, putative, producing the protein MQLQTRGHTFLKTELNKDTHASRNADNELVLNIQEIYKNKTENDNNRVMTQPYMAKLWNNLGSSGSNKMIDPQNACISLKLQINVKNTDPGRNKNYCIHFDINPSGIMSKNKQKIFYQYKPITEKNDDSFEKLPKEEKVKHFAKQTSQLAGKIIQHKQSKYKLLKVLQSAIYGTVYLSEIIEDTNKKLINTKKAIKVLSKHLIELAKEKIQEDPLSEYYYRDSMSGHSNVLICDSIFDDDIYIYMVMPFAMHGDLFEVMKNRNKAFSEEEARYLFYQILLAIKFLHSKEMALRDISLENVLLFENETNGLIYPVLNDPGQALHFNVNNKNDVVLEKYTKTFGKIFRPPEIHAKCKYDPTKIDVFCVGYILYFCLTKQELFRTSTEKDMYWKMIVHKKYRELLTDKNGIHLSNDAIDLIFHCLDPNFQTRYSINQVLSHMWFKRNMYPVHNFSLYLNNDKISEQNEKKPVFKFSIEIHQYAKKNNVKIDQNSIMEFFIYEHVYIKPGYRNSIQNKCNNTLLTSCGAFYPNTVPFVYGNKCVLPVNVIPMIQCNAVHPSNKNSTCLMPVHHTRNINAHSLSNDTGKFVMKMNQSFIAHTFQEKNIRNNMNNCEKAQLIIDSFRTKVSSINKRYGNNEKNLNNQYISTHRNDSRNICTRKTGLCRKYIIFDNQLKIGKKNFLHIKNNLIKPKELIKKYSNLSEKSKIKILNGHKRNIYRLIELKKKGNKNVSPLEKRRICSEKIKEGSNTIISSITNLSNRNRSVEDGNVTEEIFEKREHNEEDVLITPIVESMNKESEVVAKETEVKDKSSNENTITTIPQNNDNEIGLLKCDENVAPCSKQACSEPNETQCNNLLNMDKIITEDDNKDSIVGLRDDTHSEKVDNEKRDASLIVTENSYCYNIKMENSKSFTDSKNKAQNNDNSCNYVSNSISGRSSSNNLCSIRSSVNKNNCEDRRRFNSNIIEGRSFQNFDWVTFSCVENNSNNTAKKIYSNRIVSHTSVLENDDNLETGNGYNSDEYKYIKKIFENEEYINVNSLASFYEKNNSIKQTNKRDKRNKRNKEKVDAVVCDKNKKCFDGNIFSLIELSNPNRRKINNAENVRKNEMKSKNICNSTSGSKNNSSESLQIKVLNNNKKILNKVDITRMSEECINHILVRDNEKREYIEVEEEGIENYNTHKFMDQIHCKLETELEKEIKWEENNLKYESINNLDSSFPILANRNKKDVEKSNTSLKREVSMSIYQLENKEMVYINNEKNEDPEQRIVVNNLVDSEYKAKICIEQKAIAKVGDIFYSEDKKKKGMTKIDEVVKKNPQNISKMSGIKKINMNVEKEKSKNTNTEKDKSKNTKLAKYMFDNKMKKNKTVLVNNKIQAKVANQNMAITIDAIKGKNGQNKKDNEHEQKSKNNVGPIFNARNYSNKKGAGKNKTKGNYVPEKKTHKFKRHVSVEFDRKYVCIEKSNKYIGELEKDNNNEIYKSIGIKNSKKGNMKNEDQNNNASLITSFRKTIGAVLVNGKDGKHYNVLRKNKNVSADLQGEVLKNKQSGKTESNKTHELTNIKSTEDSCRNSRNFKNKKNSSKDKKVKCTSGEFEKIQITKQDNDIFKTDVETSNEMKKNHKLLVNKIKKNNQKNGLCKNSMPQKNTSSKYWDKDYRKNLKLKKPENLKKQIADNSSKTFAKIIFPKEEKQKEDANIFRANEHDKKIKAFSTSLQFDDKLGNKYESEKKNGNSNAQNVGNKKLKKKIFEKCVQERQANQNKGKQVYPFLKKQNGKNSQTSGENNKKCIDEKCNKSLSSLEERKLCIQYLNKNLKNKIKKMNKKNALNDGKADYRTGKSEKNEKNEKQSKDKKMVTIDETDKGNRNYRMGKRENKQGCIISNKHSNRNSKISRDYDIEDILRDKNCLNMNEVYENDDIGYYYSHFEQIFKNKNEEEIKRRKIEKERKNESLAHCNDIKELDKNKKKTSAVKFVDKQNGDPYRCISGGTESKYVDKNFLEFSKIIKMDEEENICKFIPKIRQGHNNNISCSASYLERFVRSYGAKYAGKNYKNNEDTIKYDYDSIYNLERRKKESKQWENENITSSYKKLNEETSIHLANNKRENTFTSNQNNNEQRNIFSLYSSKWKHFFERHNIRQRDEEREFESETGNEEITNEEVVNEEIAKELNNLVLGPNEEDRNVEEQISQIENDNLISVASQGSEIEEVRETSQSTNRNRSVKKCNSRTNETCLVGNTNEDIKVGTDGIYAESTLGDDLEIPIQNLRNIPNRSEILRSSFYEINDNVPRVRNRRNISRRYIYDGSDNYSKVLNDLININDDVSINGGASINDVGSFTDDPFNYETFNDQTNNNNNEDPSDKNTTIVDYTHEEDSVADDKRYYYNGVTIL; encoded by the exons ATGCAGCTACAAACAAGAGGGCatacttttttaaagaCCGAGCTGAATAAAGATACCCATGCTAGCAGAAATGCAGATAATGAATTGGTGTTGAATATTCAggaaatttataaaaacaaaaccgagaatgataataatagagTAATGACACAGCCATATATGGCCAAGTTATGGAACAACTTAGGCTCATCAGGATCAAACAAAATGATTGACCCCCAAAATGCATGTATTTCCTTAAAGTTGCAAATTAACGTAAAAAATACGGATCCAGGAAGAAACAAAAACTATTGCATACATTTTGATATTAACCCGTCTGGAATTATGTctaaaaacaaacaaaaaatattttatcagtATAAGCCGATtactgaaaaaaatgacgattcttttgaaaaattaccAAAGGAAGAGAAAGTGAAACAT TTCGCAAAGCAAACATCACAGCTGGCCGGAAAAATAATCCAACATAAACAAtccaaatataaattattgaaGGTACTTCAGTCAGCTATATATGGAACTGTATATTTGTCTGAAATAATTGAAGATACTAATAAAAAGTTGATCAATACGAAAAAGGCAATAAAAGTATTATCAAAGCATCTTATAGAATTGGCtaaggaaaaaatacaagAAGATCCATTGTCTGAGTACTATTATAGAGATAGCATGAGTGGGCATAGTAACGTATTAATATGTGATAGCATTTTTGatgatgatatatatatatacatggtTATGCCTTTTGCTATGCATGGTGATTTATTTGAAGTTATGAAAAATAGGAATAAAGCATTTTCAGAAGAAGAAGCGCGatacttattttatcaGATTTTATTAgctataaaatttttgcATTCGAAAGAAATGGCATTAAGAGACATATCATTAGAAAATGTgcttttatttgaaaatgaaacaaatgGGCTTATTTATCCTGTTTTGAATGATCCTGGGCAAGCTCTTCATTTTAATgttaataacaaaaatgatgtagtattagaaaaatatacaaaaacatTTGGGAAAATATTTAGGCCGCCTGAAATACATgcaaaatgtaaatatgaTCCAACAAAAATTGATGTATTTTGTGTAgggtatatattatatttttgtctaACAAAACAGGAATTGTTTAGAACATCTACAGAAAAAGATATGTATTGGAAAATGATagtacataaaaaatatagggAATTGCTGActgataaaaatggaattcATTTATCTAATGATGCAATcgatttaatttttcattgttTAGATCCAAACTTTCAAACGAGATATAGTATTAATCAGGTTCTAAGCCATATGTGGTTTAAACGTAATATGTATCCGGTTCATAATTTTAGtttatatttgaataatgataaaatatcgGAACAAAATGAGAAGAAGCctgtatttaaattttcaataGAGATCCATCAATAtgccaaaaaaaataatgtgaaAATAGACCAAAACTCAATCAtggaattttttatttatgagcatgtatatataaagccTGGTTATAGAAATTCGattcaaaataaatgcaATAATACGCTCTTGACCTCTTGTGGTGCCTTCTACCCAAACACAGTTCCTTTTGtatatggaaataaatGTGTTTTGCCTGTAAATGTTATACCTATGATTCAATGTAATGCTGTACATCCTAGTAATAAGAATAGCACTTGCTTGATGCCTGTACATCATACAAGAAATATTAATGCTCATAGCTTATCTAATGATACTGGAAAATTTGTCATGAAAATGAATCAAAGTTTCATTGCACATACATTCCAAGAAAAGAACATAAGAAACAATATGAATAACTGTGAAAAGGCTCAGTTGATTATAGACAGTTTTCGAACCAAAGTATCTTCCATTAATAAGAGATATGGCAATAATGAAAAGAATTTGAACAACCAATATATATCCACACATCGAAATGATAGTAGAAACATTTGTACTAGAAAAACTGGATTatgtagaaaatatataatcttTGATAATCAACTTAAGATaggaaagaaaaattttctacatataaaaaataatttaataaaaccgaaagaattaataaaaaaatacagtAATCTTAGtgaaaaatcaaaaataaagatattaaATGGTCacaaaagaaatatttacaGATTAATAGagcttaaaaaaaaaggaaacaaAAATGTTTCCCCTCTAGAAAAACGTAGAATTTGttcagaaaaaataaaggaagGTAGTAACACTATTATCAGTTCGATTACTAATTTGTCTAATAGAAATAGATCAGTTGAAGATGGAAATGTTACAGAGGAGATTTTCGAAAAGCGTGAACATAACGAGGAAGATGTATTAATCACTCCAATAGTAGAATCAATGAATAAAGAAAGTGAAGTTGTAGCAAAAGAAACAGAAGTAAAAGACAAAAGCTCGAATGAAAATACCATAACAACGATACCCCAAAACAATGATAATGAAATCGGTTTATTAAAATGCGATGAAAATGTTGCCCCATGTAGTAAGCAAGCATGTTCGGAGCCAAATGAAACACaatgtaataatttattgaatatggacaaaattattactgAAGATGATAACAAAGATAGCATAGTAGGATTACGTGATGATACACATTCTGAAAAAGTAGATAACGAAAAAAGGGATGCTAGTTTGATAGTCACAGAAAATAGCTattgttataatataaaaatggaaaattcGAAAAGCTTCACAGATAGCAAAAATAAAGCACAGAATAATGACAATAGTTGTAATTATGTTAGCAATAGTATTAGTGGACGCAGTAGCagtaataatttatgtagTATCCGTAGTAGTGTGAACAAAAATAACTGTGAGGATAGACGCCGCTTCAATAGCAATATTATCGAGGGAAGAAGCTTCCAAAACTTTGATTGGGTCACATTTTCATGTGTCGAAAacaattcaaataatacggctaaaaaaatttatagcAATCGAATTGTTTCGCATACAAGCGTATTAGAAAATGACGACAATTTGGAAACGGGCAATGGCTATAACAGtgatgaatataaatacataaaaaaaatattcgaAAATgaggaatatataaatgttaaTAGTTTGGCGTccttttatgaaaaaaataattccattaagcaaacaaataaaagagataaaagaaataaaagaaataaagaaaaagtaGATGCAGTAGTttgtgataaaaataaaaaatgctttgatggtaatatattttcacttATAGAATTAAGCAATCCCAATCgtagaaaaattaataatgcTGAAAATGTTaggaaaaatgaaatgaaatctaaaaatatatgcaattCGACAAGTGgtagtaaaaataattcttcAGAGAGCCTACAAATTAAAGTgttgaataataataaaaagattCTGAATAAAGTAGATATTACAAGAATGTCTGAGGAATGTATTAATCATATATTAGTACgggataatgaaaaaagagAATATATAGAAGTTGAAGAAGAAGGaatagaaaattataataccCACAAGTTTATGGATCAAATACATTGCAAATTAGAGACCGAATTAgagaaagaaataaaatgggAAGAAAATAATCTCAAATATGAGAGTATAAACAATTTAGATAGTAGTTTTCCCATTTTAGCAAACCGAAACAAAAAAGATGtagaaaaaagtaataCTTCATTAAAAAGAGAAGTAAGTATGTCTATTTATCAGTTAGAAAACAAAGAAAtggtatatattaataatgaaaaaaatgaagatcCTGAACAAAGAATTgttgtaaataatttagtaGACTCAGAATATAAAgctaaaatatgtatagaGCAAAAAGCGATAGCAAAAGTTggtgatatattttatagtgAAGataagaagaaaaaagGAATGACAAAAATTGACGAAGTCGTCAAGAAAAATCCCCAAAATATATCGAAGATGTCTGGaataaagaaaatcaaTATGAATGttgaaaaggaaaaaagtaaaaatacgAATACTGAAAAGgataaaagtaaaaatacgAAGCTAGCCAAATACATGTTTGATAATaagatgaagaaaaataaaacggttttggtaaataataaaattcaaGCTAAAGTGGCAAATCAAAATATGGCTATTACAATCGATGCAATAAAAGGTAAAAATGGACAAAATAAGAAAGATAATGAACATGAacaaaaaagtaaaaacaATGTCGGGCCTATTTTTAATGCACGAAATTATTCCAATAAAAAGGGTGccggaaaaaataaaactaaaGGTAATTATGTaccagaaaaaaaaacacacaaatttaaaagacATGTATCAGTAGAATTTGATAgaaaatatgtatgtatagaaaaatcgaataaatatattgggGAATTAGAgaaagataataataatgaaatatataaaagcaTTGGGATTAAAAACTCTAAAAAAGggaatatgaaaaatgaggatcaaaataataatgcttCTCTCATTACAAGTTTTAGAAAAACTATAGGAGCAGTATTAGTCAACGGAAAAGATGGCAAACATTATAATGTtcttagaaaaaataaaaatgtaagtGCCGATTTACAAGGAGaggtattaaaaaataaacaaagtGGAAAAACAgaatcaaataaaacacATGAATTAACAAATATCAAGAGTACTGAAGATAGTTGTAGAAATAGTAGGaactttaaaaataaaaaaaactcaAGTAAAGATAAAAAGGTAAAATGTACAAGTGGGGAATTTGAAAAGATACAGATAACAAAGCAAGACAACgacatatttaaaacagATGTAGAAACCTCCaatgaaatgaaaaagaatcATAAACTTTTAGTAAATAAGATTAAAAAGAATAACCAGAAAAATGGATTGTGTAAAAATAGCATGCCCCAAAAAAACACATCATCTAAATATTGGGATAAAgattatagaaaaaatctCAAACTCAAAAAACCggaaaatttgaaaaaacaaattgcTGACAATTCATCCAAAACATTTgctaaaattatatttcccAAGGAAGAGAAGCAAAAAGAGGATGCAAACATATTTCGAGCAAATGAACATGACAAAAAGATTAAGGCCTTTAGTACATCTTTACAGTTTGATGATAAACTgggaaataaatatgaaagcgaaaaaaaaaatggaaatagtAATGCACAAAATGttggaaataaaaagttgaagaaaaaaatatttgaaaaatgtgTACAGGAAAGACAAGCTAACCAAAATAAAGGAAAACAAGTCTATCCATTccttaaaaaacaaaacgGAAAAAATAGCCAAACAAGtggtgaaaataataaaaaatgtatcgACGAAAAATGCAACAAAAGTTTAAGCTCTCTAGAAGAAAGAAAACTATGTATTCAAtacttaaataaaaatttaaaaaacaaaataaaaaaaatgaataaaaaaaatgctttAAATGATGGAAAGGCAGATTATCGAACGGGAAAAAGTGAAAAGAATGAAAAGAATGAAAAACAGAGTaaggataaaaaaatggtgaCTATTGATGAAACGGATAAAGGAAATCGAAACTATCGAATGGGGAAAAGAGAAAACAAGCAAGGATGTATCATCTCTAATAAGCATAGCAATAGGAATAGTAAAATAAGTAGGGATTATGATATCGAAGATATTTTGAGagataaaaattgtttaaatatgaatgaggtttatgaaaatgatgacattggatattattattcccATTTCGagcaaatatttaaaaataaaaatgaggaggaaataaaaagaagaaaaatagaaaaggaaagaaaaaatgaatctCTAGCCCATtgtaatgatataaaagagttagacaaaaataaaaagaaaacaagTGCAGTAAAATTTGTAGATAAACAAAATGGGGACCCTTATCGATGCATTTCCGGTGGTACAGAAAGTAAATATGTCGATAAAAACTTTTTGGAATTttctaaaattattaaaatggatgaagaagaaaatatatgtaaatttatTCCAAAAATTAGACAGggtcataataataatataagttGTAGTGCTTCATATTTAGAAAGATTTGTGAGAAGTTATGGAGCTAAATATGCtggtaaaaattataaaaataatgaggataccataaaatatgattatgattctatttataatttggaaagaagaaaaaaagaatccAAACAATGGGAAAACGAGAATATAACATCTTCCTATAAAAAGCTAAATGAAGAAACAAGCATTCATCttgcaaataataaaagagaaaataCTTTCACATctaatcaaaataataatgagcaaagaaatattttttctttatactCAAGTAAATGGAAACACTTTTTTGAAAGACATAACATAAGACAACGGGACGAAGAAAGGGAATTTGAAAGTGAAACAGGAAATGAAGAGATAACCAATGAAGAGGTAGTCAATGAAGAAATAGCAAAAGAGCTAAATAATTTAGTTTTAGGACCAAATGAGGAGGATAGGAATGTAGAGGAGCAGATTTCACAgatagaaaatgataacTTGATAAGTGTAGCTAGCCAAGGTAGCGAAATAGAGGAAGTTAGAGAAACTAGCCAATCTACAAATAGGAATAGAtctgtaaaaaaatgtaatagtAGAACAAATGAAACATGTTTAGTTGGGAATACTAATGAGGATATAAAAGTTGGAACAGATGGAATATATGCAGAATCAACTTTAGGAGATGATTTAGAAATTCCGATACAAAATTTACGAAATATACCAAATAGATCTGAAATACTTCGATCATctttttatgaaataaatgataatgtaCCCAGAGTAAGAAATAGAAGGAATATATCAAGaaggtatatatatgatggTAGTGATAATTATTCTAAAGTTTTAAATGACCTGATAAATATCAATGATGATGTATCTATAAATGGTGGTGCATCTATAAATGATGTTGGTTCCTTTACAGACGATCCATTTAATTATGAAACATTTAATGATCAAacaaataacaataataatgaagatccatcagataaaaatacaacGATAGTTGATTATACACATGAAGAAGATTCTGTAGCAGATGATAAACGCTATTATTACAACGGGGTaactatattataa
- a CDS encoding dolichyl-diphosphooligosaccharide--protein glycosyltransferase subunit 1, putative gives MKFIYLIILQLTLGFFCKGKLYLYLFKNLIDFDIEYINTYKNKIREEYVTNYNTVVYEYINKNVYLKNNYVEINIKGAIKNISTTLVDKITFLLPYHEAFQGTNLQVKDEKDIELHYKVLRDVNDIDKINIDKFNNDYDIEMFNMKIFEIYLNTKLKKNEKILINLSYILGQPYFPFPIDINLNEKQNVLFYISSKILLPYNVESVEKIIIHMCKHCILKEFDDVNYMNWFEKVDTNIYAHTKNYDIKNEENFNKLNNDNRFSLGNKVLFYFTSDYNLGYFEKVVKDIKISQLGYIYEKEEYILKNNSAKINKFDRYLLSDYENKYTLEEETEENNEKKYTNKNYSSIIYSMQSKINYNIFEYNYFDELGKIYLIRAGEFYDTHKKKNIIKFDLKPRYPILGGWKTHFCNSYYHSSNLFKVKNKKNYYAYKADISPSIKSFYIKELYINIYLPPYSTGISINNNNLNGMTVKNGKKKDWLDLISHRNTIQIQIQKTFPQHEENNYKNFIVMYELKFFNIFLKPLIIIFITFIVILLFYFINGLSFSFIGNEDKLKKEAEERKFFAKKCKELYENLSHISDKLIKSLNNVNPQEKTKMKEKFLKEEEKWTHDFIYFTKEFSRNFENTSKKGMLKNYINKCYNYHAVVKKCFESQLYNNLNSNLNELAEVEKELVILLKYN, from the exons atgaaatttatatatttaattatctTACAACTTACATTAggatttttttgtaaagggaagttgtatttatatctatttaaaaatttgataGATTTTGATatagaatatattaatacttataaaaataaaatacgaGAAGAATATGttacaaattataatacagttgtttatgaatatataaataaaaatgtatatttaaaaaataattatgttgaaattaatataaaaggtgctatcaaaaatattagcACAACACTTGTTGATAAAATTACATTTCTATTACCTTATCATGAAGCTTTTCAG gGAACTAATCTTCAAGTGAAAGATGAAAAGGATATCGAACTTCATTATAAAGTTTTAAGAGATGTAAACGATAtagacaaaataaatatcgaTAAATTTAACAATGATTATGATATAGAAATgtttaatatgaaaatatttgaaatatatttaaatacaaaattaaaaaaaaatgaaaaaatattaataaactTATCTTATATTTTAGGACAACCCTATTTCCCTTTTCCAAttgatattaatttaaatgaaaaacaaaatgttttattttatatctcttcaaaaattttattaccaTATAATGTAGAAAgtgtagaaaaaataataatacatatgtGTAAACATTGTATACTTAAAGAATTTGATGatgtaaattatatgaactGGTTTGAAAAGGTAgacacaaatatatatgctcaTACAAAAAActatgatataaaaaatgaagaaaattttaataagttAAACAATGACAATCGTTTTTCATTAGGGAAtaaagttttattttattttacttcagattataatttaggatattttgaaaaagttgtaaaagatataaaaatatctcAACTaggttatatatatgaaaaggaagaatatattttaaaaaataattctgcaaaaataaataaatttgataGATATTTGCTTAGTGATTatgaaaacaaatatacTTTAGAAGAAGAGACCGAAGAAAacaacgaaaaaaaatatactaataaaaattattcaagcattatatattctatGCAatctaaaataaattataacatttttgaatataacTATTTTGATGAATtaggaaaaatatatttaattagaGCAGGTGAATTTTATGatacacacaaaaaaaaaaatattataaaatttgattTAAAACCAAGATATCCAATTTTAGGGGGTTGGAAAACACATTTTTGTAattcatattatcattcatccaatttgtttaaagttaaaaataaaaaaaattattatgctTATAAAGCTGATATTTCACCATCAATCAAGtccttttatattaaagaattgtacataaatatttatttacctCCTTATTCTACTGGCAtatctataaataataataatttaaatggaATGACtgttaaaaatggaaaaaaaaaagactgGCTAGACCTTATTTCACATAGGAATACAATCCAAATACAAATTCAAAAAACATTTCCACAACATGAGGaaaacaattataaaaattttatagttatgtatgaattaaaatttttcaacatttttCTTAAGCCTTTaatcattatattcataacctttattgttattctactcttttattttattaatggCTTATCGTTTAG ctTTATTGGAAATGAGGATAAGTTAAAGAAGGAAGCGGAAGAACGTAAATTTTTtgcaaaaaaatgcaaagaATTGTACGAGAATTTGTCTCATATATCAG ataaattaattaaatctTTGAACAATGTAAATCCACAAGAAAAGACtaaaatgaaagaaaaatttttaaaggaAGAAGAAAAGTGGACACAcgattttatatatttcacaAAGGAGTTTTCTAGGAACTTTGAAAATACTTCCAAAAAAGGAAtgctaaaaaattatataaataaatgttatAATTACCATGCAgttgttaaaaaatgttttgaatcccaattatataacaatttG AACAGCAATTTAAACGAATTAGCGGAAGTTGAAAAGGAACTAgttattttgttaaaatataattag
- a CDS encoding plasmepsin VI, putative, whose protein sequence is MPKFCIKSYLFLYLSFLLFFDIITIFHVSSIRISTVLKNDDNKKKNFNTPLVEENKKYLFNEIKLNNRFKNDIKGYIQNINNFHSIIESKIPNSLLYVHEDLINFHNSQFIGDIEIGNPPQSFKVVFDTGSSNFAIPSTKCVKGGCTLHNKFDAKKSRTFMSTLKNNKESIYTYVQYGTGKSILEHGYDDVYMKGLKINKQCIGLIIEESMHPFSELPFDGIVGLGFSDPDNSFQTKYSKSLIETIKEQNLLQQNIFSFYVPKELEKSGAITFGRANSKYAVEGEKIEWFPVISMYFWEINLLGILLPDKNFEICSNKKCRAAIDTGSSLLTGPSSLMQPLIENINLEKDCSNISSLPIISFVLKNVEGKTVTLDFTPDDYILQENSEEDNSSQCVIGLMSLDIPPPRGPIFIFGNVFIRKYYTIFDNDHKLVGIVQSNHDF, encoded by the exons ATGCCAAAATTTTGCATTAAGtcttatttgtttttatatttatcctttttattattttttgatataatcACAATATTCCATGTTTCATCGATAAGAATATCCactgttttaaaaaatgatgacaacaaaaaaaaaaattttaacacTCCATTGgttgaagaaaataaaaaataccttttcaatgaaataaaattaaataatagatttaaaaatgatataaaaggatatattcaaaatataaacaatttcCATTCAATAATAGAAAGTAAAATACcaaattcattattatatgttcaTGAAGACTTAATTAATTTTCACAATAGTCAATTTATTGGCGATATTGAAATTGGTAACCCTCCTCAAAGTTTTAAGGTTGTCTTTGATACGGGATCCAGTAACTTTGCAATTCCCTCAACGAAATGTGTCAA AGGAGGATGTACTTTACACAATAAATTCGATGCCAAGAAATCACGAACTTTTATGAGCACCTTgaaaa ATAACAAAGAGTCCATCTATACGTATGTTCAA TACGGAACAGGAAAAAGCA ttctCGAGCATGGATACGATGATGTGTATATGAAAGGATT aaaaattaataaacaaTGTATAGGATTAATAATCGAAg aatCCATGCACCCCTTCTCGGAGTTACCGTTTGACGGAATTGTTGGATTAGGATTTTCTGATC CGGATAATAGTTTCCAAACCAAATATTCTAAGTCCTTGATCGAAACAATCAAAGAGCAG AATCTTCtacaacaaaatattttttcattttatgtGCCAAAGGAGTTGGAAAA ATCAGGGGCAATTACATTTGGAAGGGCTAACAGCAAATATGCTGTAGAAGGAGAAAAAATTGAATGGTTTCCCGTTATATCAatgt acTTTTgggaaataaatttattaggAATATTGCTTCCAGACAAAAATTTCGAAATAtgttcaaataaaaaatgcagAGCAGCAATTGATACGGGCTCCAGTTTG CTAACTGGGCCATCGAGCCTTATGCAGCCATTAATAgaaaacataaatttaGAAAAGGATTGTTCTAATATAAGCAGTTTAccaattatttcatttgttttaaaaaatgtcgAAGGAAAAACAGTCACATTAGATTTTACTCCAGAcgattatattttacaagAAAATAGTGAA gaGGATAATTCTTCTCAat gtGTAATTGGATTGATGTCTCTTGACATTCCGCCACCCCGAGGCcctattttcatttttg gCAATGTTTTCATTAGAAAGTATTACACAATATTTGACAACGACCATAAGCTCGTTGGAATAGTTCAAAGCAATCACGATTTTTAA